GGGTCTTTCCAAGGGGCAACAATATCCAGCGATGGATCCAAAGACATAAACGTAAGCTCGAATCGCACCTGATCATTTCCCTTGCCGGTAGCCCCGTGCGCAACCGCGCTGGCTCCGTACTGATGGGCAACTTCAACCTGCCTCTTGGCAATCAGCGGCCTTGCGATGCTCGTTCCGAGAAGATAGCCATTCTCGTACACCGCTCCGCTTTTGAGCATTGGCCATACGTAGTCTTCAACGAATGTCTTGCGCAAGTCATCAACAACGCAGTCTTCTGCGCCTGTTTTCATCGCCTTCTGCTTTATGTTTTTCAGCTCGTCCCCTTGGCCAAGCTCTGCGGCATAGCATACCACTTCATAGCCGTAGGTCTCTTTGAGCCACGGGAGGATTACGCTTGTATCAAGCCCGCCGCTGTATGCGAGCACTACCTTTTTTGCTTTTGCCATTTCTCTAAACCCTTTAAGAATACTGAATTTCTAATAAGACAGCAATTATAACAAATATTCGGAGCAGTTGAATAATAAATTCAAAATGACATTATTGATTGAGATTTGTGGCAAATGCGTGTTATGGGTTAAAAGAATATGTCTTTCTGATAGATTTCTTTATCAATTCCCTAAGTTTTATGAAATCCTCAGGTAATACATCATCAGGTTTGGAAAGCAATTCTTTCGCAATATCATTGAGTTTTTGCTTACCTTCAACAGTATTACCTTTTGTATCCTTCACACTAAAGAGATTTGAATGAACAATCGCATTTAGAGTTTTTTTGCCGTCAATCATATCAAGCCAAGAACCTTCTCCGAATTGTAATTCTAATTTGCCTCCAGTCATTTCAATGAAGGAAGTTTCAAATTTTTCTTTAATTGATTTTTCGGAAACTAAATCAGACACTTTTTTGCTTTTTCCTTTAAGCTCTTCTAAACTTAAAAGTTTTTCTACAGCGAAATCTTTATTGACAAATTCTGAAGGGTCATTAAATATTTCTATCCATTTTTCTTTTATTTGTTCTCTAATATCAACTAATACAGAGTTTGCTATCTCCAAGTAAATTCTTTTCTGCGCTTCGTCTTTTATCTTATTCTCTAACTCACTTTTGTTTCCATTTAAATATTTAGATTCAAATAAATACTCGGGAATTAAGAAATAATTTTCGATTTGCCTTTTTTTCCATATGAGCATATTGTGAGCATCTTTTTTAGGAAAATTTTTCCAACATTTTTCGACAAATTCATCTTTATGATGAAAATCTTTATCTATGAGAAAAAAATAATAAGGATGGTATTTATGTAATGATTTGGCAACTGCTTTCAGTGAATTGCTAGGTCCTAATGGCTCAATATTTATAATATTACCAAGAAGGTCTCTTAGGACCTTTACGTCAATAGAATATTCATTGCCTTCCACAAATAAAACATATTGTTCTTTTTGTTTAACCTCTTCACTATTTGAAATTGTGCGGGCTCTAACCATTATATTACTTTGTTTGAAATTTCAAAGAGTATTATAAAGAATTAAGCATCTATCTTTCCCAACAGAGTCGATAATTGTCTCTGAATGAGTTGCAATTATATATTGGTTATTAGGAGCTAGCTCAATAAGGCTGTTAATAAAGTTTCTATGCCATTGGGCGTTCAAATGGAGTTCAGGTTCATCAATGAAAACCACTTTTTCCCGCTCAATTGTATTTTGCCAAATCAAAAACAAAGTAGATATGATTTCTTTCTGCCCTGAGCTAAGACCGTCAAAAGAGTAAGTTTCTTTCTGTTCAGAATGTTTAATTCTCACGTCTATTGTATTATCAGGTTCAGGCCTGAGCTTATCAATCATTCCATCAGCGTATTGCTTAACTAAAAAATTCAGTTTATGAATAGTATTAGTTTTTGGATTGTTATTACCATTTGTTTCAAACAAATTCGCATTTGACATCATGGATTTTAAAACCGCAATTTTGAATGCACTCATCGGCATTTCATATCGATGCCTATATCTCGCTGAAATATATTTGGTTGTTATATTTTCAGTGTCATCAATCATCATCCCAAGTTCTGGGTTTCCTTCTTGAACTTTTCTGTAGCTGTGAAAGAGCAAATACAAATTCTCAAGCACCGGATTAACAGATATTCCGCAGATGTCTCTAAGTATTCCATAAGTAATTGAATCAGTTTCGTCTTTCTCAGTTTCCCTCCAAGGCTTACTGTTATTCTCAACCTTTAAAGACCCGTTTCTCTTGATCGTTAAATTTAGTGATATATTTTTGTTTCTGTAGACTACAGTTCCTTTTATTTCCAGCTTATCCTCTCCAGCTCTAATGAGTAAATCAGGTATATTAAGCGTTCCTCGCCTATTTATAAGCGGATATTCACCAGTTTTAACCATTAAAGAATTGAGCAAAAGAGAACAACATTCAATTATAGAAGTTTTGCCAATACCATTTTCACTCCCCAATACCATTATATCAGGGTCAGTTTCCATTCGGGGTTTAGGGAAATCCAGGTCTAACTCTTTTATACCTTTATAGTTTGATATTGAAATTTTCCTTATTTTAATTGGACCTTTCAAGGCTATCCCCTTTGTTCGAAATTTAAAGAATAGAACAGTTCATATGATAATATTAAAAAATAAAAAGTCAATATTAGCCCATATTTAATTTTGCTATTTTAGGTTTTTATGTGCGCAACTATATTTTTGGGCAAAGCTTTTAAAGCTGATTATTCACTGATGATTTTGCCACGAGCCACGAATCAATAAATGGGTAACTGTCCCTATTAAAATCCCATCCTGTAAATCTTGTTAATCCTGTCTAATTTCCCGCATCCCTCTCCGCCTGCGGGGGAGGGGAGATGTTTTTAGCCGCTAAATTCCGCTGAGATTTATAAGCCGCTAAGATGCGCTAAGGGGATATTTTTTGACAGGATTCACAGGATAAATATTTAATAAGGAAAAGGCGGAGAGACGCTCTGCTGAAATATAAAGAGTTTTCTCGTATAATAATAGACGGAAAAATGCTGCACAGGGGGTATATGCCGATCAATTAGCCGAAAGGTTTAGAGTTAAATCGCAGTGTTTCTCTAAAAGCTCTAAATCGGGAAGGAATTTTACGGGCAGATCAATTTTACGTCCTTCAATAGATCTGAAGTATTCAATGAAAGATTTAGCAGTGTATATATCTAAAGAAGGGCTCAAAACAATCCTATATTTTTGGTCTAAGCTTATCAAATGAGAGTCAAAAGCTGCGTCATAAGTTGCTGAAAAACAAAGCCCGTTTGATGGGTTTAAGCGATTTGCTTTATCGCTTGACCAGGGGCTAATGTGGCTCGCCCTTAAAACAGCAGGTATCGGCAAACCAGTAATACAACAACGACTGCGATAGTTCTTAAGCACCATTTTCCGGAAATAACGTTGATTTACCCTATTTTTTACAGCTCGCAAGTTTTCTTTGCCTTTTTTAACAACATCACAATCAACTAAGGCATCATAGTTTTCTATTGGCTGGCTTTCAAGCTGCTCAGCTAAGGCTTTTCCATCATTTTCTTCTTGGGTTGCTCGCATCAATTTCAACTCAAATTTATGCTCCACCAAGAAACTTAAGAAGCTTTTAATAGCGGCTGAATAAAAACCACCTTTCCAATAACTCGGGCGAGAATCAAACTTAAATACCCCTTCAATTCCCAGCTTTTGTTGTTCTAATACGTATTTATAAACATCTGCAACTTCGTCTGCGCTGCTTACTTCCCAAATATTACAGTCTCTGAATTTTGTTTCTGAATGAGCTAATATATCCTGCAGATAATCCAGAGCCTTAATGTAAGACCCAGCCTTATTGCTGCCCTCAGTATTTGTTTCTTGAATATATTTTATGTATTCTGAACGCATAAGCCGTCTATTATTGTATCTACTAAAACCAAAAGAGAACTTTCAATATTATATCAAAAAATCACATCATCACAAACGAGAGGTGGTTTGCGGGTGAGGATTGTTGTAAAATGAGCGATATTTGTATAATATGCTTATCGCAATACGGGAAACATACAAACGAAAAGGAAACGAGGCGGACAAAATGGATGAATTCAGGGTAAAGGTAAACAATGGTGAGAAGATAATTCGCTGCCGAGCGGGGGCGAATCTCCGCGAGGTTCTTTTATCTGAGGGCATTGAGCTTGGCGTATGCGGCGGAAGAGGCGTATGCGGGAAGTGCAGCGTTAAAACAGACGCAAGCGGAGAACTCACCGACGCAGAAAAGAATCAGCAGGCCAAAGGCAGGCTTGAAGACGGTCAGCGGCTTGCGTGTCAGGTGGATGTTCAGGGGGATATATCAGTTGAGCTTGAGGGTCATCTCGAAGGCGTTAACACTTTCAAGGCTGTCTGCCGGGAGATTACCTCCCTCACCTCCGATATCCGGCTATTCCGCTTTGAGGTGGAAGGCGAACCGCTGGACTACCGCCCCGGGCAGTATGTACTGCTCACCGTGCCTGCTTATGAATGCTCTGAAAGGCCGGTTACAAGAACGTTCTCTATCGCCTCGGACCCTGCGGATAAATCGCAGTTTGAGCTTATAATACGCCAAACCCCCAACGGGCTCTGCACAAAGTATCTCTTTGAGCACCTGAAGGAGGGGGAAGTGATAGAATTTGAAGGGCCGGAGGGCGATTTCGGGCTAACGCAAAGCAGCCGGCCTGCTGTGATGATAGCCGGCGGGTCGGGAATGAGCTCAATCCGCAACCTTCTCTTTGAAATGAAAAATGCCGGCGATGAAAGGCCTGCAACATATTTCTTCGGGGCTGAAACTGAAGATGATATATATATGCTTGATGAGATGAGGGAATTTGAGAAAACAATCCCAAATTTCAAATTTGTGCCGGTTATTCACCACCCCAGCGACAGCTGGCATGGACAGACCGGCCTTGTAACCGATGCCCTGAAGCAAAGATGCAGCAATCTCAGCTCCTGCGAGGCGTTTCTCTGCGGCAGCCCTGGGATGATAAACGCATCAATCGATGTTCTGAAAAGTCTCGGTGTTAGCGGGCAGAACATCTACTACGATTCCTTCGGCTGACACCAATGCCGGAAAGGGGCGCGGGCAATTGTGCGATTATAACGAAAAGAACGAAGCTGCTGTGAACGAGTTTATCGAATTCCTACGCTACGAGCGGGGAAGCGCAGAACTTACAATCAGCTCCTACCGCAACGATCTGAAAGACTTCAGCAGATTTCTGGGGGAAGAAGACTTCGGCTCTATCTTTGAGGTAAGCCCTGAAATCATTCGTGCCTACCTCACCCGCTGCAGCCTTGAAGGGCTCGGCAGGAAATCTGCAGCAAGGCGCGTTTCTTCGCTGAGGGCGTTCTATAAGCATCTCCTGCAGAACGGGAAGATCAGCGTTAATCCTGTTACAGGGCTTCGAACCCCAAAGCCCGATGGAAAGCTGCCGAATTTTCTCACGGAAAAAGAAATCGACTACCTGCTCAGCGAGCAGGACTTGAGCACGTGGCTCGGGGCGAGAGACAAGGCGATACTGGAGGTTTTATATGGGGGCGGCCTCAGGATCAGCGAGCTTACCGGCCTTTCAAGGAGCAGCTTCAGGAGCGGGGGGAGGATTGTGAAGGTGCGGGGGAAGGGCAATCGCGAGAGGCTCTGCCCGCTGGGCGAGAGAGCAGGGAAGGCTGTGGAAGATTATCTCAGGCTCGCAGAGAATCACTTCAGAGAGTGCTGCAGAGCCTTTGATGAAGAGGCGGTGTTTTTGAACAGATTCGGCAGACGCCTCAAAGAAGGCGGGATAAGAAAGATGCTCAAGAAGTATCTGCTGAAGGCCGGACTCAGCAAATCTGCCACCCCTCACACGCTCCGCCACAGCTACGCCACCCATCTGTTAGACCACAACGCTGATCTCAGGAGCGTGCAGGAGCTGCTGGGGCATAAATCCATCGCTGCCACTCAGGTTTACACGCACCTAACCACCAAAAGGCTCAAAGATGTTTACAAAAAAGCGCACCCGAGAGACTCATTTACCGAACCTGAGCAGTAAAAATCCGGCTTTGCCCCAAAAAAATCAAAAAAATGCCCTCTCAGCCTCAAAATAAGCCTTTACAAAATAAATTTTTTCGTATAATGCCTCTTTCCTTTATTAACTCAGTAATCAAGGTTTAAAGATATGTACGCAATAATAGAACAAGGCGGAAAACAATATAAAGTATCTCAGGGCGATGTGATAAACATCGAACTTACCGACCTCGAAGAAGGTGCGGAAGTTCTTGAGATGGATAAGGTTCTCTTTGTCAGCGACGGGCAGGAAATCAAGATCGGCAAGCCGTATATCGACGGTGCGAAGGTTACTGCGAAAGTGAAATACTTCGACAAGAAAACCGGCGAAGAGGCAGAGAAAACTGCTGTATTCAAGGGCAAGAAGGTTTACCCAACCTACTTCCGCAGAAGGAAGCACAGCAGAAAGAGAATTGGACACCGCCAGAAATATCTTCAGGTGATAGTGGATACTATCGAAGCCTGATTCAAGCTTAACAACACTGCAATACTTCAAGCCGCAGCCTTAAACGGGTGCGGCTTTTTTCATTCTGCAGTAAAGTTTGAAGAAGCGCATAAAAAAGAGCCCTCAGCAGCGAAGCTTTGGGCTCTTTTGGTTTCAATTTTCATTCATTACTGGCTCGCATTGGCTCTTGCGGCTTCCTTGATTCTGTTGAACCGCTTAATTGCATCGCCAACGAGATAAACGCTGCCTGAGATGCATATCACATCGCCTCTTGTAACTGCACTGCCTGCTATTTTGAGCGCATCGCCGAGAGAGAGGGACGTCTGGCACATTCTGCCGGTAAGTTCGTTGTATTCTTCTGCGAGCTCATCGGGGCTGATTGCCCTCGGCGAGGAGCTTCTAGTGAAGATCACCTTGTCCGCTCCATATTGGAGCTGGTCTAACATGCCGAGTATATCCTTGTCAGCATTGCAGCCGAAGATAAAGATAAGCGAATCATATGGTATATGCTGGCCGATTGTGGCGATAAGAGCCCTCAAGCTCGCAGCATTATGAGCAGCATCAACGATAACAGTAGGCTCGTTGAACACCACTTCCATACGCCCTGGCATATGAACATTTTCGAGACCCTGAACAATGTTTTCATTTTCGATTTCGCAGCCCTTATTCTTGAGCTGGTCTATTATTGTAAGTGCGAGGCCGCAGTTTAGAGCCTGATGGTCGCCGGGGAGCGGGACCTTCAAATGCTCAAATTTGCTCGTTTCAGACTGAACGCAAATCCTTGTGTGCGGGCCGTCCTCCCTGCTGGATTCGAACCTGCTCGAGAAATCTACATTCACGCCGGTAACCCAGAGCGGAGCGTTCTTGGCCTCAGCCTCACTCTTGATCACATCAAGAGCCCGCTCGTCCTGATCTATAGTTACCACCGGCACACCTTCTTTAATTATACCGGCCTTCTCTTTGGCAATCTGCTCGATTTTATACCCGAGCTGACGCTGATGATCTATGCTTATTTGCGTTATAGCGGTAATCAAAGGCTGAACTACGTTTGTGCTGTCGAGTCTTCCGCCGAGCCCTGTTTCCAGTACCACGTAATCGGCTTTCTGATTCTTGAAATGCACAAAGGCCATAGCCGTGAGAAGCTCGAAAAATGTGGGCTGGATGTTTTCTTTAGCCAGCTTATCCACTGCCGGCTTTATCTGACGTACAAGGGCAGTCATCTGCCGTTCGGTAATATGTTTGTTGTTAACCGAGATCCTTTCGTGCATTGAAGTGATGTGGGGTGATGTGTACAGCCCCACCTTATACCCGCCAGCCTCAAGCATTCTTGCAAGCATAGTGGACGTAGAACCTTTGCCCTTTGAGCCGGCTATGTGGATGAAATTCTGCCCTTTCTCAGGGTTCTTCATCTCTTTCAGCAGCCTGTACATACGGGTGAGGTCGAAGGTGGTAATATTATATCTCAGCAGACGCTGTTTCTCATAGTCGGTATGAGAAAAGATATAATCCATCGCCTCTTTATAACCCCTGATAGCTTTGCCGGCGTCTTTTTTTCGGGAAGAGCTGCCCGATTTAGTTTTTGTTGTGCGTGCCATAATCCAATTATTATATCATATAGAAAGAAAAAGTCAAATTTTTGAAGTTAATTCAAACATAAACCTATGATTTGAAACACTTTACATTAAAGAGCTGTTCAGTAGATACCCAACACAAAGTACTGGTTAATTCTACGCAATTTCCCAATACCTGTTCACACATTGGGCTAACAAAACACATTTACCTCATTAGAGCGGGCGGTGATTGAGGAGTAAGGCAGGATTAACAGGACAGGCTTACTCCTCAAACTCTGCATAACTTAAAGTTTACTCGAAATATAATCCACTTATTGCACGTTTTTTGGCGGCAAGCAGCAAGCAGCGAGAAGACTTCCAGTTTGCCGCCGGCTCTTTGCCTGTGCCTATATACTGCATAATTGTTTTCAAAACAACCCTAACTTGTCGCAATATGGTGTTTTTTCTTCGCATAAAGGTGTTTAAGTGCAATGGGATTTTGTTATTATTACTTTCTCAATTATTCGCAGCAGCAGCCTGAAGTGCGGATTTAAGCGGAAATATTCCCTGAAGGGGCAGAAAAGCTGCTTCAGAAAAAACGATTTGATAACTGGAGACGCAAATGACTGTTCAAAAGCAAGCATTCGTAATTGCATTATTGGCCATCTTCTGCTCGGTACAGCTTGCAGGAGCGGGAGTTTTAAGGCCGCCGGAAAAGATTATCAAGGCATCAAGCGAGGATTATCCCTCGCTTAAAACACGGCATTTCCAAGGCATTCCAAGCATCGCAGTGAGCCCTGAGGGAAGAATCTGGGTAACATGGTATGCAGGGCCAACGCCTGCTGAGGATGAAAATAATTATGCTGTGCTGGCCACCAGCGGCGATGACGGGAACACATGGGAGGAAGTTATGGTGGTTGATCCCGACGGCCCTGGGCAGCTTCGAGCTTACGATCCGCAAATCTGGACAGACCCCGACGGCAAGGTTTGGTGGTTTTGGGCTCAGGCAAAAGCGTATGGGGAAAGAGCCCAAACATGGGCAATGACCGCTGAAAACCCGGATGATGAGCAGGCAGATTGGTCTGAGCCGTTTCATATTGCCGGCGGCGTACTGCTCGGCAAGCCAACAGTGCTCAATAACGGCGACTGGCTTATGCCTATAAGCGACTGGGCAGGCCGGATCAGCCGCTCACCAAACGCTGCTACTGCCGCTGTTTACATATCAAAAAGCAAATGGGCAGGGCAGTGTTTCAGGCTTCAAGGCGCTGCGTTAGTGCCTCTTAAAGACCGGAAATTTGATGAGCATATGATAGTTGAGCGGAAAGACGGAAGCCTTTGGCTGCTGGCTCGAACCAAGTACGGCATAGGCGAGAGCTTTTCGAATGATGATGGAGAAACGTGGAGCGATGTGTCCAAATCAGATATCAAGCATACATCATCAAGATTCTTTATTCGCCGGCTCAATTCTGGAAATCTGCTTCTCGTTAAGCACGGCCCGATAAATGAAAAAACAGGACGCGAGCGTCTAATGGCATTCATCTCAAAAGATGACGGGGAAACGTGGCAGGGAGGCCTTATGCTTGATGAGAGAAAGAAGGTATCCTATCCGGACGGGCAGCAGAGCCCAGACGGCAAGATTTACATTACTTACGACCGCGACAGATACGGCGAAAAGGAAATCCTTATGGCCGTGTTCACCGAAAAGGACGCCTTGGCGGGCAAGACCGTATCAGATGATGTGCGTTTGAAGGTTCTAATCAGCAAGAATCCCTCTCCCCTGCCATTTGAGCCTGCCCTCCCTGAGCCGACTGCCCCATACAAAGCAAATAAATTCGACTTTGATGATAATTCCAGCGAAT
This window of the Sedimentisphaera salicampi genome carries:
- the rplU gene encoding 50S ribosomal protein L21, whose product is MYAIIEQGGKQYKVSQGDVINIELTDLEEGAEVLEMDKVLFVSDGQEIKIGKPYIDGAKVTAKVKYFDKKTGEEAEKTAVFKGKKVYPTYFRRRKHSRKRIGHRQKYLQVIVDTIEA
- a CDS encoding bifunctional folylpolyglutamate synthase/dihydrofolate synthase; its protein translation is MARTTKTKSGSSSRKKDAGKAIRGYKEAMDYIFSHTDYEKQRLLRYNITTFDLTRMYRLLKEMKNPEKGQNFIHIAGSKGKGSTSTMLARMLEAGGYKVGLYTSPHITSMHERISVNNKHITERQMTALVRQIKPAVDKLAKENIQPTFFELLTAMAFVHFKNQKADYVVLETGLGGRLDSTNVVQPLITAITQISIDHQRQLGYKIEQIAKEKAGIIKEGVPVVTIDQDERALDVIKSEAEAKNAPLWVTGVNVDFSSRFESSREDGPHTRICVQSETSKFEHLKVPLPGDHQALNCGLALTIIDQLKNKGCEIENENIVQGLENVHMPGRMEVVFNEPTVIVDAAHNAASLRALIATIGQHIPYDSLIFIFGCNADKDILGMLDQLQYGADKVIFTRSSSPRAISPDELAEEYNELTGRMCQTSLSLGDALKIAGSAVTRGDVICISGSVYLVGDAIKRFNRIKEAARANASQ
- a CDS encoding tyrosine recombinase XerC, whose protein sequence is MCDYNEKNEAAVNEFIEFLRYERGSAELTISSYRNDLKDFSRFLGEEDFGSIFEVSPEIIRAYLTRCSLEGLGRKSAARRVSSLRAFYKHLLQNGKISVNPVTGLRTPKPDGKLPNFLTEKEIDYLLSEQDLSTWLGARDKAILEVLYGGGLRISELTGLSRSSFRSGGRIVKVRGKGNRERLCPLGERAGKAVEDYLRLAENHFRECCRAFDEEAVFLNRFGRRLKEGGIRKMLKKYLLKAGLSKSATPHTLRHSYATHLLDHNADLRSVQELLGHKSIAATQVYTHLTTKRLKDVYKKAHPRDSFTEPEQ
- a CDS encoding NADH:ubiquinone reductase (Na(+)-transporting) subunit F encodes the protein MDEFRVKVNNGEKIIRCRAGANLREVLLSEGIELGVCGGRGVCGKCSVKTDASGELTDAEKNQQAKGRLEDGQRLACQVDVQGDISVELEGHLEGVNTFKAVCREITSLTSDIRLFRFEVEGEPLDYRPGQYVLLTVPAYECSERPVTRTFSIASDPADKSQFELIIRQTPNGLCTKYLFEHLKEGEVIEFEGPEGDFGLTQSSRPAVMIAGGSGMSSIRNLLFEMKNAGDERPATYFFGAETEDDIYMLDEMREFEKTIPNFKFVPVIHHPSDSWHGQTGLVTDALKQRCSNLSSCEAFLCGSPGMINASIDVLKSLGVSGQNIYYDSFG
- a CDS encoding HNH endonuclease → MRSEYIKYIQETNTEGSNKAGSYIKALDYLQDILAHSETKFRDCNIWEVSSADEVADVYKYVLEQQKLGIEGVFKFDSRPSYWKGGFYSAAIKSFLSFLVEHKFELKLMRATQEENDGKALAEQLESQPIENYDALVDCDVVKKGKENLRAVKNRVNQRYFRKMVLKNYRSRCCITGLPIPAVLRASHISPWSSDKANRLNPSNGLCFSATYDAAFDSHLISLDQKYRIVLSPSLDIYTAKSFIEYFRSIEGRKIDLPVKFLPDLELLEKHCDLTLNLSAN
- a CDS encoding AAA family ATPase; its protein translation is MKGPIKIRKISISNYKGIKELDLDFPKPRMETDPDIMVLGSENGIGKTSIIECCSLLLNSLMVKTGEYPLINRRGTLNIPDLLIRAGEDKLEIKGTVVYRNKNISLNLTIKRNGSLKVENNSKPWRETEKDETDSITYGILRDICGISVNPVLENLYLLFHSYRKVQEGNPELGMMIDDTENITTKYISARYRHRYEMPMSAFKIAVLKSMMSNANLFETNGNNNPKTNTIHKLNFLVKQYADGMIDKLRPEPDNTIDVRIKHSEQKETYSFDGLSSGQKEIISTLFLIWQNTIEREKVVFIDEPELHLNAQWHRNFINSLIELAPNNQYIIATHSETIIDSVGKDRCLILYNTL
- a CDS encoding sialidase family protein — encoded protein: MTVQKQAFVIALLAIFCSVQLAGAGVLRPPEKIIKASSEDYPSLKTRHFQGIPSIAVSPEGRIWVTWYAGPTPAEDENNYAVLATSGDDGNTWEEVMVVDPDGPGQLRAYDPQIWTDPDGKVWWFWAQAKAYGERAQTWAMTAENPDDEQADWSEPFHIAGGVLLGKPTVLNNGDWLMPISDWAGRISRSPNAATAAVYISKSKWAGQCFRLQGAALVPLKDRKFDEHMIVERKDGSLWLLARTKYGIGESFSNDDGETWSDVSKSDIKHTSSRFFIRRLNSGNLLLVKHGPINEKTGRERLMAFISKDDGETWQGGLMLDERKKVSYPDGQQSPDGKIYITYDRDRYGEKEILMAVFTEKDALAGKTVSDDVRLKVLISKNPSPLPFEPALPEPTAPYKANKFDFDDNSSESRINFSRPAEIKPQDGGDIDTLEIGARIWSNRKYVFCVLPEELKGKKFIRSKIEKSKAKAESDGYVYVIGKQKAIEDELLKQGFEKTSIPQFIPFAPKGSYLRYDAVSVYQKYVKKGDIIEYGKWGITVVE